The Devosia sp. YIM 151766 genome includes a region encoding these proteins:
- the recA gene encoding recombinase RecA, whose translation MAASPLRVVEGGSMDKDKALVAALSQIERNFGKGSIMRLGEASSIEVESISTGSLGLDIALGIGGLPKGRIVEIFGPESSGKTTLALHVIAEAQKAGGICAFVDAEHALDPIYARKLGVNVDDLLISQPDAGEQALEITDTLVRSGAIDVLVVDSVAALTPRAELEGEMGDSLPGLQARLMSQAMRKLTSSISKSKCLVIFINQIRMKIGVMYGSPETTTGGNALKFYASVRLDIRRIGALKDREEIVGNQTRVKVVKNKLAPPFRQVEFDIMYGEGISKTGELLDLGVKSGIVDKSGAWFSWESQRLGQGRENARQFLRENPEIANTIEQGVRESSGLLGEVLLVAGGGSEDSGDE comes from the coding sequence ATGGCAGCTTCGCCGCTTCGCGTCGTTGAAGGTGGATCGATGGATAAGGACAAGGCTCTCGTCGCGGCGCTGAGCCAGATCGAACGGAATTTCGGCAAGGGCTCGATCATGCGCCTGGGCGAGGCGTCCTCGATCGAGGTGGAATCGATTTCCACCGGTTCCCTGGGCCTCGATATCGCCCTGGGCATTGGCGGGCTGCCCAAGGGCCGCATCGTCGAGATTTTCGGGCCGGAAAGCTCGGGCAAGACCACGCTGGCGCTGCATGTCATCGCCGAGGCCCAGAAGGCCGGCGGCATCTGCGCCTTCGTCGATGCCGAGCATGCCCTGGACCCGATCTATGCCCGCAAGCTGGGCGTCAATGTCGATGACCTGCTGATCTCCCAGCCCGATGCCGGCGAGCAGGCGCTCGAAATCACCGATACGCTGGTGCGTTCCGGGGCCATCGACGTGCTGGTGGTCGATTCGGTGGCGGCGCTGACGCCGCGCGCCGAACTGGAAGGCGAAATGGGCGATTCCCTGCCGGGCCTGCAGGCGCGGCTGATGAGCCAGGCCATGCGCAAGCTGACCTCGTCCATTTCCAAGTCCAAGTGCCTCGTCATCTTCATCAACCAGATCCGCATGAAGATCGGCGTCATGTATGGCTCGCCCGAAACCACGACGGGCGGCAATGCGCTGAAATTCTATGCCTCGGTCCGCCTCGACATCCGCCGCATCGGCGCGCTCAAGGATCGCGAGGAAATCGTCGGTAACCAGACCCGCGTCAAGGTGGTCAAGAACAAGCTGGCGCCGCCGTTCCGCCAGGTCGAATTCGATATCATGTATGGCGAAGGCATTTCCAAGACCGGCGAATTGCTCGATCTGGGCGTCAAATCCGGCATTGTCGACAAATCCGGCGCCTGGTTCTCCTGGGAGAGCCAGCGCCTGGGGCAAGGCCGGGAAAATGCCCGCCAATTCCTCCGGGAGAATCCCGAGATCGCCAATACGATCGAACAGGGCGTCCGCGAAAGCTCTGGCCTGCTCGGCGAGGTCCTGCTCGTCGCCGGCGGCGGCAGCGAGGATAGCGGCGACGAATGA
- the araD1 gene encoding AraD1 family protein yields the protein MHLLQYLDDQHNRAVGVTLNGETRRVNGVASVYELVQAALTGIGGLPSAVEARGLGPALDKLALAREGRLLAPIDHPDPAHLHVTGTGLTHLGSAATRDAMHKANDEKPDAELTDSMKMFRMGLENGKPAPGERGVQPEWFYKGNGHIVANPGQPIPSPAFALDAGEEPEIAGIYVIGPDGRPYRLGFALGNEFSDHVTERINYLFLAHSKLRSCSFGPELLVGDLPRHIEGTSRIIRDGEILWQKPFLSGEDNMSHTIANLEYHHFKYDLFCQPGDVHVHMFGTATLSFADGISTRPDDVFEIEESQFGLPLRNPLRLEAEKPVNIGALY from the coding sequence ATGCACTTGCTTCAATATCTGGACGACCAGCACAACCGCGCCGTCGGCGTGACGCTGAATGGCGAAACCCGCCGGGTGAACGGGGTCGCCAGCGTCTATGAACTGGTGCAGGCGGCGCTGACCGGCATTGGCGGGCTGCCATCGGCGGTCGAGGCACGCGGGCTGGGCCCGGCATTGGACAAGCTGGCGCTGGCCCGGGAAGGCCGGCTGCTGGCGCCGATCGACCATCCCGATCCGGCGCATCTGCATGTCACCGGCACCGGCCTGACCCATCTCGGCTCGGCCGCCACCCGCGACGCCATGCACAAGGCCAATGACGAAAAGCCGGATGCCGAGCTGACCGACAGCATGAAGATGTTCCGCATGGGCCTCGAAAACGGCAAGCCGGCGCCCGGCGAGCGGGGCGTGCAGCCGGAATGGTTCTACAAGGGCAATGGCCATATCGTCGCCAATCCCGGCCAGCCCATCCCCTCCCCCGCTTTCGCGCTCGACGCCGGTGAAGAACCGGAAATTGCCGGCATCTATGTCATCGGTCCCGATGGCCGGCCCTACCGGCTCGGCTTCGCCCTGGGCAACGAGTTTTCCGATCACGTGACCGAGCGGATCAATTATCTCTTCCTGGCACATTCCAAGCTGCGGTCCTGCTCCTTCGGCCCGGAATTGCTGGTCGGCGATCTGCCGCGCCATATCGAGGGCACTTCGCGCATCATCCGCGACGGCGAAATATTATGGCAAAAGCCGTTCCTCTCCGGCGAGGACAATATGAGCCACACCATCGCCAATCTCGAATATCACCACTTCAAATATGACCTGTTCTGCCAGCCCGGCGACGTGCATGTGCATATGTTCGGCACCGCCACGCTGAGCTTTGCCGATGGGATTTCCACCCGGCCCGACGATGTGTTCGAGATCGAGGAAAGCCAGTTCGGCCTGCCGCTGCGCAATCCGCTGCGGCTGGAAGCGGAAAAGCCGGTGAATATCGGGGCTTTGTACTGA
- a CDS encoding aldo/keto reductase: MAPRRFEKRRVGQTDLEVTTLGLGCASLAGIFSAVPAEQARATIAHALDLGVDYVDTAPQYGLGLSEHLVGEALRERDRRPIISTKVGRLLRPVPPGQVGKGNWAHPLPFNQHYDYSYDGVMRSFEDSLQRLGLDRIDILYVHDIGVYTHGEAANKLLWAQLESGGYRALRELRDSGTVKAIGFGVNEWPVLMDALALGDWDVFQLAGRYTLLEQTSLDPFLTACIARQVSVVIGGPFNSGVLVGGDKFDYAKAPEGVFARVRAIEAVCRDFGVPLPAAALQFPLNHPAVCNVLPGPRSPQELDGILDWWDADIPDALWTALADQGLLAPGTPVPGGMV, from the coding sequence ATGGCTCCGCGCCGTTTCGAGAAACGCCGGGTCGGCCAGACCGATCTGGAAGTGACCACATTGGGTCTGGGCTGTGCCTCCCTGGCCGGGATTTTCAGCGCCGTTCCCGCCGAGCAGGCGCGGGCGACCATCGCCCATGCCCTCGATCTCGGCGTGGATTATGTCGATACCGCCCCCCAATACGGGCTTGGCCTCTCCGAGCATCTGGTCGGCGAGGCGCTGCGCGAGCGCGATAGGCGGCCGATCATCTCCACCAAGGTCGGCCGGCTGCTGCGGCCGGTGCCGCCCGGACAGGTGGGCAAAGGCAATTGGGCCCATCCCCTGCCCTTCAACCAGCATTATGATTATTCCTATGACGGGGTGATGCGTTCCTTCGAGGACAGCCTGCAACGGCTGGGGCTCGACCGGATCGACATCCTTTACGTTCACGATATCGGCGTCTACACCCATGGCGAAGCGGCCAACAAGTTGTTATGGGCGCAGCTCGAAAGCGGCGGTTACCGGGCCTTGCGCGAATTGCGCGACAGCGGCACGGTCAAGGCCATCGGGTTCGGCGTCAATGAATGGCCGGTATTGATGGACGCCTTGGCCCTGGGCGATTGGGACGTGTTTCAGCTGGCCGGGCGCTATACGCTGCTGGAGCAGACCTCGCTCGATCCCTTCCTCACCGCCTGTATCGCGCGCCAAGTCTCAGTGGTGATCGGCGGCCCGTTCAATTCCGGCGTCCTGGTGGGCGGCGACAAGTTCGATTATGCCAAGGCGCCCGAGGGCGTTTTCGCCAGGGTCCGGGCCATCGAGGCGGTGTGTCGGGATTTCGGCGTGCCGCTGCCGGCCGCCGCCCTGCAATTCCCCCTCAACCATCCGGCCGTCTGCAATGTCCTGCCCGGCCCGCGCTCGCCGCAGGAACTGGACGGCATTCTCGATTGGTGGGACGCCGATATCCCCGACGCGCTATGGACGGCGCTCGCCGACCAGGGCCTGCTGGCGCCGGGCACGCCGGTTCCGGGCGGCATGGTCTGA
- a CDS encoding DUF2237 domain-containing protein, whose product MNVHPRFEGPVEFNVLGEPLQPCSNNPLTGFFRTGYCAAGADNAAVHLVCIEASDEFLAYSASVGNDLSTPRPEFAFPGLVAGNRWCLVAGRWAQAHAAGKAPRLYLRATNQQVLELIPLEILKAYALDLN is encoded by the coding sequence GTGAATGTCCATCCGCGCTTCGAGGGGCCTGTCGAGTTCAACGTGCTGGGCGAGCCGTTGCAGCCCTGCTCGAACAATCCGCTGACCGGTTTCTTCCGCACGGGCTATTGCGCGGCGGGAGCGGACAATGCGGCGGTGCATCTGGTCTGTATCGAGGCGAGCGACGAATTCCTGGCCTATTCGGCCAGCGTGGGGAACGATCTTTCGACGCCGCGCCCGGAATTCGCCTTTCCCGGCCTGGTTGCCGGCAATCGCTGGTGCCTGGTCGCCGGACGCTGGGCCCAGGCCCATGCGGCGGGCAAGGCGCCGCGCCTCTATCTGCGCGCCACCAATCAGCAGGTGCTGGAACTCATTCCGCTTGAAATCCTCAAGGCTTACGCCCTGGACCTCAATTAA
- the cckA gene encoding cell cycle histidine kinase CckA has protein sequence MLDLFHGPDSGRTRLLEQLTMALTPLGEDSYPEPVLDGARAGVGIWRVVLLGVFLVLVAVGFSLFGEQIPSELVMAFVGMLAVAGVFFLFGLVAGLFRFASTEERRTVSHAVVDSLPFGAVIADRDGKIFYVNQHYGNFAGAVNNGVPVGVPRLFAGYADASEAIYRLSRAAKDGRNAIEDIRVPGGLGGSQAEAGRVFWYRVSVRPLPQTDDARKALAAWSIEDITRDRENNETAFRDLQRAIDYLDHSPSGFFSADAHGRIQYLNSTLADWLGYDLAEFNSGQLELRDIVRGDGASLLMRGRGDGEIRTEIIDIDLVRRNGTALPVRLLHRAARLADGELGETRTLVLDMSSAPDSEEELRAAEVRFSRFFNDTPFAIATLDGEGRIVRTNAPFGRIFRWSGEVKSLELQPLHDLVGEASRDKLDRALAAAIAQHSEVEPVDALLSVEGDHAVRLYISASEISAGSPEQVNVYALDMTDQRKLEAQFAQSQKMQAVGQLAGGVAHDFNNLLTAIIGFSDLLLLKHKPGDPSFNELMQIKQNANRAAGLTRQLLAFSRRQTLRPQVLELPLIVDDLTVLLKRMIGEKNTLSVDHGRNIWPVRADVVQLEQVIINLVVNARDAMPNGGAITIRTGNVSEAEIAGMKFDGIAPADYVLIDVEDSGTGMSQEVLDKIFEPFFTTKELGKGTGLGLSTVYGIVKQTEGYIYPVSTVGVGTTFKIFLPRYVPTAEESAAKAAIAAAPAKDLTGHERILLVEDEESVRAFSARALKATGYEVFEAEGGEEALEVLEELDYQVDLIISDVVMPEMDGPTMLKVIREKMKDLKIIFVSGYAEESVRRDIEDDQSVDFLPKPYSLDQINSKVKEVLQRLDKER, from the coding sequence TTGCTAGACCTTTTCCACGGTCCCGATTCGGGACGCACCCGCCTGCTGGAGCAATTGACCATGGCATTGACGCCGCTCGGCGAGGACAGCTATCCCGAACCGGTTCTGGACGGAGCCCGGGCGGGCGTCGGCATCTGGCGCGTGGTCCTGCTCGGCGTGTTCCTGGTGCTGGTGGCGGTGGGCTTCTCGCTGTTCGGCGAGCAGATCCCGTCGGAACTGGTCATGGCCTTTGTGGGCATGCTGGCGGTGGCCGGCGTGTTCTTCCTGTTCGGGCTGGTCGCGGGCCTTTTCCGCTTCGCCTCGACCGAGGAACGGCGGACCGTCAGCCATGCCGTGGTGGACAGCCTGCCATTCGGCGCGGTGATCGCCGATCGGGACGGCAAGATTTTCTATGTGAACCAGCATTACGGCAATTTCGCCGGGGCGGTGAACAATGGCGTTCCGGTCGGTGTGCCGCGCCTGTTCGCCGGCTATGCCGATGCCAGCGAGGCCATTTACCGCCTGTCGCGGGCCGCCAAGGACGGGCGCAACGCCATCGAGGATATCCGGGTGCCTGGCGGGCTGGGCGGATCGCAGGCCGAGGCGGGGCGGGTATTCTGGTATCGCGTCTCCGTGCGGCCGCTGCCGCAGACGGACGATGCGCGCAAGGCGCTGGCCGCCTGGTCGATCGAGGATATCACCCGGGACCGCGAGAACAATGAAACGGCGTTCCGCGATTTGCAGCGGGCCATCGATTATCTCGACCATTCACCGTCCGGCTTCTTCTCCGCCGATGCGCATGGTCGTATTCAATATCTCAATTCGACCCTGGCCGACTGGCTCGGCTACGACCTGGCCGAGTTCAATTCCGGCCAGCTCGAATTGCGGGATATCGTCCGCGGGGATGGCGCCTCGCTGTTGATGCGGGGGCGCGGGGACGGGGAAATCCGCACCGAGATCATCGATATCGATCTGGTGCGCCGCAATGGCACGGCGCTGCCGGTGCGGCTGCTGCATCGCGCCGCCCGCCTGGCCGATGGCGAATTGGGCGAAACGCGGACGCTGGTGCTCGACATGTCGAGCGCCCCGGACAGCGAAGAAGAATTGCGCGCCGCCGAAGTGCGCTTCTCGCGCTTTTTCAACGATACGCCTTTCGCCATTGCCACGCTGGACGGGGAGGGGCGCATCGTGCGCACCAATGCGCCGTTCGGGCGCATTTTCAGATGGTCGGGCGAGGTCAAGAGCCTCGAATTGCAGCCGCTGCACGATCTGGTCGGCGAAGCCAGCCGCGACAAGCTCGACCGGGCATTGGCGGCCGCCATCGCCCAGCATTCCGAGGTCGAGCCCGTCGATGCGCTGCTCAGCGTCGAGGGCGACCATGCCGTGCGGCTCTATATTTCCGCCTCCGAGATCAGCGCCGGCTCGCCCGAGCAGGTCAATGTCTATGCGCTGGACATGACCGACCAGCGCAAGCTGGAGGCGCAGTTCGCCCAGAGCCAGAAGATGCAGGCAGTGGGGCAATTGGCCGGCGGCGTCGCCCACGATTTCAACAATCTGCTGACCGCGATCATCGGTTTTTCGGACCTGCTCCTGCTCAAGCACAAGCCGGGCGACCCCTCGTTCAACGAGCTCATGCAGATCAAGCAGAACGCCAATCGCGCCGCCGGGCTGACCCGCCAGCTATTGGCCTTTTCCCGCCGCCAGACCCTGCGTCCGCAAGTGCTGGAACTGCCGCTGATCGTCGACGACCTGACGGTGCTGCTCAAGCGCATGATCGGCGAGAAGAATACGCTGTCGGTCGATCATGGCCGCAATATCTGGCCGGTCCGCGCCGATGTGGTGCAGCTCGAACAGGTGATCATCAATCTGGTGGTCAATGCCCGCGACGCCATGCCCAATGGCGGGGCGATCACCATCCGCACCGGCAATGTCAGCGAGGCGGAGATCGCCGGCATGAAGTTCGACGGCATCGCGCCGGCCGATTACGTGCTGATCGATGTCGAGGATAGCGGCACCGGCATGAGCCAGGAGGTGCTGGACAAGATTTTCGAGCCCTTCTTCACCACCAAGGAACTGGGCAAGGGCACCGGATTGGGGCTGTCGACGGTCTATGGCATCGTCAAGCAGACCGAGGGCTATATCTATCCGGTCTCGACGGTCGGGGTCGGCACGACCTTCAAGATCTTCCTGCCGCGCTATGTGCCCACGGCCGAGGAGAGCGCCGCCAAGGCCGCCATCGCCGCGGCGCCGGCCAAGGACCTCACCGGGCACGAGCGCATCCTGCTGGTCGAAGACGAGGAAAGCGTCCGCGCCTTCTCGGCGCGCGCCCTCAAGGCCACCGGCTACGAGGTCTTCGAGGCCGAAGGCGGCGAAGAGGCGCTGGAAGTGCTTGAGGAGCTCGATTACCAGGTCGACCTGATCATTTCCGACGTGGTGATGCCGGAAATGGACGGTCCGACCATGCTCAAGGTGATCCGCGAAAAAATGAAGGACCTCAAGATCATCTTCGTTTCCGGCTATGCCGAGGAAAGCGTGCGCCGCGATATCGAGGACGACCAGAGCGTCGATTTCCTGCCCAAGCCCTATTCGCTCGACCAGATCAATTCCAAGGTCAAGGAAGTGCTGCAGCGGCTGGACAAGGAGCGATAG
- a CDS encoding DUF6468 domain-containing protein: MMLGLPLGIFVEGAVAVLLALTIGYCMLLNRRLQRLHQDKDAMRQMVADLVGATNLANQAIKELKSSAVEADLALTSRLDEAERFGIELANHVNAGTVLMERIARITSVARHSQAVEPVEEPNKVQSALQQLSTRVRNRGAAA, encoded by the coding sequence ATGATGTTGGGGCTGCCGCTGGGAATTTTTGTTGAAGGCGCCGTGGCCGTGCTGCTGGCCCTGACGATCGGCTATTGCATGCTGCTGAACCGGCGGCTTCAGCGATTGCATCAGGACAAGGACGCGATGCGGCAGATGGTGGCCGATCTGGTCGGCGCCACCAATCTCGCCAACCAGGCCATCAAGGAGTTGAAATCCAGCGCCGTCGAGGCCGATCTCGCCTTGACCTCGCGGCTGGACGAAGCCGAGCGGTTCGGGATCGAACTCGCCAATCACGTCAATGCCGGCACGGTGCTGATGGAGCGGATCGCCCGGATTACCAGCGTTGCGCGTCACAGCCAGGCGGTCGAGCCGGTGGAGGAACCCAACAAGGTGCAGTCTGCATTGCAGCAATTGTCGACGCGGGTGCGTAATCGTGGGGCGGCCGCGTGA
- the fliM gene encoding flagellar motor switch protein FliM — MAGPSDQDKLSDDWGLDNIDVSGDSGAADEAEMSEEERNAAAAAEWAAMLEGGDGGEDGGPDRVLNQDEIDSLLGFDASAAGNVELTGVQALINSALVSYERLPMLEIVFDRLVRLATTSLRNFTSDNVEVTMDSISSVRFGDYLNSIPLPAILSVIKAEEWENYGLLTVDSNLIYSMIDVLLGGRRVGGNIRVEGRPYTTIEMALARRMIEVILDDTHRAFEPVTQINFKLERMETNPRFAAISRPGNAAILIELRIEMDDRGGKIEILLPYATIEPIREQLLQMFMGEKFGRDPIWEGHLATEIHQADVEIEAVLHEQDLSLSKVLNLQPGQTLMFERGPSDPIRLRCGDVELTEAIMGHIGKNVSVRVTRPLNPPKVTMAAFEAIDETMEGR; from the coding sequence ATGGCGGGACCCAGCGATCAGGACAAGCTGAGCGACGATTGGGGCCTCGATAACATCGATGTGTCCGGCGATTCCGGCGCGGCCGATGAAGCCGAGATGTCCGAAGAGGAACGCAACGCCGCTGCCGCTGCCGAATGGGCCGCCATGCTCGAAGGCGGCGATGGCGGCGAGGATGGCGGTCCCGACCGGGTTCTCAACCAGGACGAGATCGACAGCCTGCTGGGCTTCGATGCCAGTGCGGCCGGAAATGTGGAGCTTACCGGCGTCCAGGCGCTGATCAATTCGGCGCTGGTCTCTTATGAGCGCCTGCCGATGCTGGAAATCGTCTTCGACCGGCTGGTGCGGCTGGCGACGACGTCGCTGCGCAATTTTACCTCCGACAATGTCGAAGTGACTATGGATTCCATTTCCTCGGTCCGTTTCGGCGATTATCTCAATTCCATTCCGCTGCCGGCCATTCTCTCGGTCATCAAGGCCGAGGAATGGGAGAATTACGGCCTGCTCACCGTCGATTCCAATCTCATCTATTCGATGATCGACGTGCTTCTGGGCGGCCGTCGGGTCGGCGGCAATATCCGCGTCGAGGGCCGGCCCTATACCACTATCGAAATGGCCCTGGCGCGGCGCATGATCGAGGTCATTCTCGATGACACGCATCGCGCCTTCGAGCCGGTGACGCAGATCAATTTCAAGCTGGAGCGCATGGAGACCAATCCGCGCTTCGCCGCCATTTCTCGTCCGGGCAATGCCGCCATTCTCATCGAATTGCGCATCGAGATGGACGATCGGGGCGGCAAGATCGAGATCCTGCTGCCCTATGCGACCATCGAGCCGATCCGCGAACAGCTCCTGCAGATGTTCATGGGCGAGAAATTCGGCCGTGACCCGATCTGGGAAGGGCATCTGGCGACGGAAATCCACCAGGCCGATGTCGAGATCGAGGCGGTGCTGCATGAGCAGGATCTGTCATTGTCCAAAGTGCTCAACCTGCAGCCGGGACAAACGCTGATGTTCGAGCGGGGGCCGAGCGATCCGATCCGGCTGCGTTGCGGCGATGTCGAACTCACCGAGGCCATTATGGGCCATATCGGCAAGAATGTTTCCGTGCGGGTCACGCGCCCGCTCAACCCGCCCAAGGTCACCATGGCGGCCTTCGAGGCAATCGACGAGACGATGGAAGGACGATGA
- a CDS encoding flagellar basal body-associated FliL family protein, with product MAADAEVGTEAPGKKGLSKLFVIGGGAAIVVLLAGAGLFFALSSSATDASADGQGAATTIPSDTFIFNLPPMMVNLNSEGGTQSNMKLTIALEVANEAMMNEIQPRLPKVIDAFQVYMRELRKSDLEGSAGIYRLKEELLRRVNMAIYPAHVQSVLFKEILVQ from the coding sequence ATGGCTGCGGATGCAGAAGTCGGAACTGAGGCGCCAGGCAAAAAAGGGCTGTCCAAGCTTTTCGTCATCGGCGGCGGCGCCGCTATCGTCGTGCTGCTGGCAGGGGCGGGATTGTTCTTCGCCCTGTCGTCGTCGGCGACTGATGCGAGCGCCGACGGGCAGGGCGCCGCCACCACCATTCCCAGTGATACGTTCATCTTCAATCTCCCGCCGATGATGGTGAACCTCAACAGCGAGGGCGGCACGCAATCCAATATGAAGCTGACCATCGCTCTGGAAGTGGCCAATGAAGCCATGATGAACGAGATTCAGCCGCGCCTGCCCAAGGTCATCGATGCCTTTCAGGTCTATATGCGCGAGCTGCGCAAGAGCGACCTCGAAGGTTCGGCGGGGATTTATCGCCTCAAGGAAGAGCTGCTGCGCCGGGTCAATATGGCCATCTATCCGGCCCATGTGCAGAGCGTGCTCTTCAAGGAAATCCTGGTGCAGTAA
- the flgF gene encoding flagellar basal-body rod protein FlgF, with protein MIENAQLIGLSRQIALQRQMDVVAHNVANINTTGFKAEQILFEEYVMPVARDRTFPNMDQPLSYVQDWATIHDLSGGTVLQTGNDLDVSLNGDGFFAIQTAAGERWTRAGSFQINNDGTLVDLSGNPVLGLGGPIQFGPDETGIAIAADGTISSSAGPKGQLRIVEFANPQALAREGDNLFFGGIPAPNANTRVMQGHVERSNVSGVAEMAELIRVTRAYESIASLTQKQDELRRSAIQRLGDANS; from the coding sequence ATGATCGAGAACGCGCAACTCATCGGCCTGTCACGGCAGATCGCCTTGCAGCGGCAAATGGACGTGGTGGCGCACAACGTCGCCAACATCAACACCACCGGCTTCAAGGCCGAGCAAATCCTGTTTGAAGAATATGTCATGCCGGTAGCGCGGGACCGAACCTTCCCGAACATGGACCAGCCGCTCTCCTATGTGCAGGACTGGGCGACGATCCACGACCTGTCCGGCGGCACCGTGCTCCAGACCGGCAACGATTTGGACGTGTCGCTCAACGGCGACGGCTTCTTCGCCATTCAGACCGCGGCGGGCGAGCGCTGGACCCGGGCCGGTTCCTTCCAGATCAATAATGACGGCACCCTGGTCGATCTCTCCGGCAATCCGGTATTGGGCCTTGGCGGTCCGATCCAGTTCGGCCCCGATGAAACCGGCATTGCCATCGCCGCCGATGGCACGATTTCCTCCAGCGCCGGCCCCAAGGGTCAATTGCGCATCGTCGAATTCGCCAATCCGCAGGCGCTGGCCCGCGAGGGGGACAACCTGTTCTTCGGTGGCATACCCGCGCCCAACGCCAATACGCGCGTCATGCAGGGCCATGTGGAGCGCTCGAACGTCTCCGGCGTCGCTGAAATGGCCGAACTGATCCGCGTCACCCGCGCCTATGAATCCATCGCCTCGCTGACGCAGAAGCAGGACGAGCTCCGCCGCTCGGCCATTCAGCGTCTCGGCGACGCCAATTCCTGA
- the flgG gene encoding flagellar basal-body rod protein FlgG, producing the protein MKALYIASTGMSAQERNVEVISNNIANMRTTGYKRQRAEFQDLLYQQITRAGSQTSDQGTMVPAGLEIGSGVRTVSTPRVMSQGSVNMTERELDVAIRGEGFFMVQLPDGRTGYTRDGSFERDSQGTLVNSSGYTLDPGIVIPGDSRGVSISPDGTVEAYLGTDAVPTQLGQLQLARFVNKSGLESIGDNLFLETAASGQAQISVPNADGTGDLLQNYLELANVNSVTEIADLIAAQRAYEMNARVISGADQMMQATSQLR; encoded by the coding sequence ATGAAAGCTCTCTATATCGCATCGACCGGCATGAGCGCCCAGGAACGCAATGTCGAAGTCATCTCCAACAATATCGCCAATATGCGCACCACCGGCTACAAGCGCCAGCGCGCCGAATTCCAGGATCTGCTCTATCAGCAGATCACCCGCGCCGGGTCGCAGACCTCGGACCAGGGCACGATGGTTCCGGCCGGCCTCGAAATCGGCTCGGGCGTACGCACGGTCTCCACGCCCCGCGTCATGAGCCAGGGCTCGGTCAACATGACCGAGCGCGAATTGGACGTCGCGATCCGTGGCGAAGGCTTCTTCATGGTCCAGCTGCCCGATGGCCGCACCGGCTATACCCGCGACGGCTCCTTCGAACGCGATTCCCAAGGCACCCTGGTCAATTCCTCCGGCTATACCCTTGATCCCGGCATCGTCATTCCCGGGGATTCCCGGGGTGTGTCGATCTCACCGGACGGCACGGTAGAAGCCTATCTCGGCACCGACGCCGTGCCGACCCAGCTCGGGCAACTCCAGCTCGCCCGCTTCGTCAACAAATCGGGTCTCGAATCCATCGGCGACAACCTGTTTCTGGAGACGGCCGCCAGCGGCCAGGCCCAGATCAGCGTCCCCAATGCCGATGGCACCGGCGACCTGCTGCAAAACTATCTGGAATTGGCCAATGTCAACTCGGTGACGGAAATCGCCGACCTGATCGCGGCCCAGCGCGCCTACGAAATGAATGCCCGCGTCATCTCCGGTGCCGACCAGATGATGCAGGCCACCAGCCAGCTACGCTGA